From Mobula hypostoma chromosome 8, sMobHyp1.1, whole genome shotgun sequence, the proteins below share one genomic window:
- the elmod3 gene encoding ELMO domain-containing protein 3: MDGDQLCRTETKEKVLNFPGIGNCAPGALQEQHGYKNGLLGLCLRPQVTDDACNGKTVLKSIPISTLKHNGLLQSLTAGGDEQKREAEVTLEVLQAEAEWEALETAQRELPLEEREGPTDITGSTLLISFNEALQHFQTADLYEYRKNIQPTVRRTGFSAITHFLFGPPRLHKELQEERDLVFAIGQCSLDNNQKVHIRVLQTIYKKLTGAKFDCARYGSHWEQLGFQGRDPGTDLRGTGFLGLMHTLYMVMDLKTLPLARDIYKLSHHPTQNFPFCLMSINITRIAIQALREECLSKECNRRQQVIGVLNDFYVAAFLHLYQIWKTQHKTITDSGFVLKEVETFAKKNPKQLLKKLEIYLMERQNGMVLSTDKVSLATNHAGMRPKSASAANTKEINFMGVCELEPEPEGEVRLI, translated from the exons ATGGACGGGGACCAGCTTTGTAGAACTGAGACGAAGGAGAAG GTGTTGAATTTTCCTGGCATTGGGAATTGTGCCCCAGGTGCACTTCAAGAACAGCATGGTTACAAAAAT GGTTTGCTGGGTTTGTGTCTACGTCCACAGGTGACTGATGACGCCTGCAACGGGAAAACAGTGCTGAAATCTATACCT ATTTCTACATTGAAACACAATGGCCTTCTACAGTCTCTTACAGCAGGTGGCGATGAGCAGAAACGTGAAG CGGAAGTGACATTGGAGGTGCTGCAGGCAGAGGCAGAGTGGGAAGCTTTGGAAACAGCACAAAGAG AATTACCATTGGAGGAACGGGAAG GTCCAACTGATATCACAGGATCCACCCTGCTCATCTCCTTTAATGAAGCACTTCAGCATTTCCAAACGGCGGATCTCTATGAGTACAGG AAGAACATCCAGCCAACTGTACGCAGGACAGGGTTTTCTGCCATCACCCATTTTCTCTTTGGCCCACCACGTTTGCACAAGGAATTGCAGGAAGAGCGGGATCTGGTATTTGCAATTGGCCAGT GCTCCCTGGACAACAACCAGAAAGTTCACATTCGGGTTTTGCAGACAATTTACAAAAAACTGACAGGGGCAAAATTTGACTGTGCACGATATGGCTCACACTGGGAGCAATTGGGATTTCAAG GTAGAGATCCAGGGACAGACCTACGTGGGACAGGGTTCCTTGGCCTGATGCACACATTATATATGGTGATGGACTTGAAGACTCTACCTTTGGCTCGGGACATTTATAAACTGTCACACCATCCGACACAA AATTTCCCTTTCTGTCTAATGTCCATTAATATCACCAGAATTGCTATCCAGGCTCTGAGAGAAGAATGTCTATCCAA agaATGTAATCGAAGACAGCAAGTGATTGGAGTCCTTAATGATTTCTACGTGGCAGCATTCCTGCATCTTTATCAGATTTGGAAAACACAGCACAAAACCATTACTGATTCAGGATTTGTTCTTAAAG AGGTTGAAACATTTGCTAAAAAGAATCCAAAGCAACTGCTGAAAAAGTTGGAAATATACTTGATGGAGCGACAGAATGGAATGGTGCTGTCCACGGACAAGGTGTCCCTAGCTACCAATCATGCTGGGATGAGGCCAAAATCCGCATCAGCTGCAAACACCAAAGAGATTAACTTTATGGGCGTGTGTGAGCTGGAGCCAGAGCCCGAGGGTGAGGTGCGGCTAATCTGA